GCGTCCTCTCCGCGCTCCCAGACGAGTCCGGCCATCGCTTCGAGGACGGTGTAGAGGTCTCCGTCGACGTCGAGGTCGCCGGCCACCCAGGCACGGGCCAGGCCGAGTTCGCCCGGTTTGAACAGCAGGCGGCGCAGGGCCCTGCGGTTGCGGACGACGAGGGTCGGCGCACCCGGCGGGCCCGCCTCGGAACCGTCCCAGGCGCGGATGCGCACCCGGAGAGGTGCTCCCAGCAACTGTTCGAAGAGGTCCTGCAGCCGCAGCGCGGCGTCAGCCATGGCGTACCTCCGTGACGTGCGATCCCGGAATGTCCAACACCACGTAAACACCTGGGAGCCCGCCGCACAGTCCCCGGCACGCGTTACGACTCGGCAAAATACTTGTACACACCATCGGAATCGTCGCCCCGCCGGAGCAACGCGAAGGGGCCGCCCGCACCACGGATGGCGGGCGGCCCCTTCGGGGGTACCGCGGGTACTACCGACGCTCGGGAGCCGGGGTCAGGAGGCCTTGGCCTTCTCCTCGGCCTTCTCCGACGACGCGATCTTCTCGCCCTGGTCGGCGGCCTTCGGCGGCGCGACCGGGGCCGGCTTGGCGGCCTCGTAGAACTCCTCGCGCGGAGTCTCCATCGCACCGAGGGAGACGACCTCGCGCTTGAGGAACATGCCGAGGGTCCAGTCCGCGAAGACGCGGATCTTCCGGTTGAACGTCGGCATCGCCATGCCGTGGTAGCCACGGTGCATGTACCAGGCGAGACGGCCCTTGAGCTTGATCTTCATCTTGCCCATGACGATCATCGCGACGCCCTTGTGCAGGCCGAGGCCCGCCACCGCGCCCTTGTTGGCGTGGCTGTACTCCTTCTGCGGGAAGCCCCGCATGCCGGAGATCACGTTGTCGCCGAGGACCTTGGCCTGGCGCAGCGCGTGCTGGGCGTTCGGCGGGCACCAGGCGTTCTCGTTGCCCGCCTTGCGTCCGACGAGGTCCGGCACCTGGGCGTTGTCGCCCGCGGCCCAGATGTAGTCGGTGCCCTTGACCTGGAGGGTCGGCTCGCAGTCGACGTGACCGCGGGGACCCAGCGGCAGGCCGAAGCGGGAGAGCGCCGGGTTGGGCTTGACGCCGGCCGTCCACACGATGGTGTTGGAGTCGACCTCCAGCCCGTTCTTCAGCACCACGTGGCCGTCGACGCAGGAGTCCATGGAGGTGGACAGGTAGACCTCGACGCCGCGGCCCTCGAGGTGCTCCTTGCCGTACTGGCCGAGCTTGGGACCGACCTCGGGGAGGATCTTGTCGGCGGCGTCGACGAGGACGAAGCGCATGTCCTCGCGGGAGACGTTGGTGTAGTACTTGGCCGCGTCGCGGGCCATGTCCTCGACCTCACCGATGGTCTCCGCGCCGGCGAACCCGCCGCCGATGAAGACGAAGGTGAGCGCCTTGCGGCGGATCTCCTCGTCGGTGGTGGAGTCGGCCTTGTCGAGCTGCTCCAGGACGTGGTTGCGCAGGCCGATGGACTCCTCGATGCCCTTCATGCCGATGCCCTGCTCGGCGAGGCCGGGGATCGGGAAGGTGCGGGAGACCGCGCCCATCGCGATGACCAGGTAGTCGAAGGGCAGCTCGTACGCCTCGCCCACCAGCGGGGCGATCGTGGCGACCTTGCGGTCCTGGTCGATGGTGGTGACCCGGCCGGTGAGGACCTCCGCCTTGGGGAGCACGCGCCTGAGGGGGACGACGACGTGTCGGGGGGAGATGCTGCCGGCGGCGGCTTCGGGGAGGAAGGGCTGGTAGGTCATGTACGACCGCGGGTCGACGACGGTGACGGTCGCCTCGCCGTAACGCATCTTCTTCTGGATGCGTCGAGCTGCGTACAGGCCTACGTACCCACCGCCTACTACGAGGATCCTGGGACGCTCCGTGGTGCTCATGCCATCGAGTATCCACCCGCCCCAGGGGGGTCGTTCGTGCGCCCCTTCACAAGCTCATGTTAGGTCTGTGTTACCATCCGCCACTCACGTGACGGAGATCATGGTGAGGAGAGGAACCGGACCCCCTCACACCCCGTTGTCAATGCCGCGTGAGCTGCCCCTCCGTGCCGCCGGGGACGGTGGACCACCCCCTCGCGACCCCTCTTCGAGGCACCCTCCGAGCACCGTCCTGAACACGTTCAAAGGGCAGTTGAAGCCCCAAAAGGGTCAGCGACCGCGCTTTCGTCGTCCGACAGGGCCCAATTCCTTGTGAAGAACTTCACGAACTTTCCGGACGGGACGTCACCGGGAGGCCCGTGAGGCCCCCCGGCAGCCGCTCAATCGTCGTCCGTCCTGCTCAGACCGGCACCCCGCGGGCCAGGGCCTGTCGTTTGGATCATGCCGGCGTCGCGGGGCTCGGGTGAGTCAAAGGCGCAGTCTCTGTCAGCCGGCCTGACCCAAACGACAGGCCCTACGCGACCGACCACGCGATGCCGTCGAGGATGTCGTGTTCGCTCACGACGACCTCCTCCGCACCGGTCCGCTCCATGATCGAGAGCAGCACCAGCGCGCCCGCCCCGATCACGTCGACGCGGCCCGGGTGCATGGAGGGGACGGCCGCCCGCTCGGCGTGCGTGGAGCGCAGCAGCCAGTCGGTGATCTCCCGGACCCGGTCCCGGGAGACCCGGGAGTGGTGGATGGCGGCCGAGTCGTACGCCGGCAGCTCCTGCGCGATGGCGGACACCGTCGTCACCGACCCGGCCAGCCCGACCAGCGTGCGCGCCTCGCGCAGCGGCACCGTCTCCTCGGCGAGGTCGAGGGCCGCCTCGATGTCGGCCCGCATCGCCGCGACCTGCTCGGCGGTGGGCGGGTCGGTCACCACGCCCTCGCGCACCAGGTGCCGCTCGGTCATCCGCACACAGCCGACGTCCACCGAGCGGGCGGCGCGCACATGGTCGTCGCCCACCACGAACTCGGTGGAGCCGCCGCCGATGTCGACGACCAGGTAGGGCCGGTCGAGGTCGTCGCGCCCCGCCAGCTCCCGGGTCGCCCCGGTGAAGGAGAACTCCGCCTCCTGGTCGCCGGAGATGACCTCCGGCTCCACACCGAGGATGTCCAGCACCCCGCGCACGAAGTCGTCGCGGTTCTCCGCGTCCCGGGAGGCGGAGGTCGCCACGAAGCGCACCCGCTCGGCGCCGTGCTCCTTGATCACCTCGGCGTACTCGCGGCACGCGGCGAAGGTCCGCTCCAGCGCCTCCGGCGCCAGCCGCCCGGTGCGGTCGACGCCCTGGCCGAGCCGCACGATGGTCATGCGGCGGTCCAGGTCGGTCAGCTCACCGGTGGCCGGGTCGGCGTCCGCGACG
The Streptomyces sp. NBC_01723 genome window above contains:
- a CDS encoding NAD(P)/FAD-dependent oxidoreductase; translated protein: MSTTERPRILVVGGGYVGLYAARRIQKKMRYGEATVTVVDPRSYMTYQPFLPEAAAGSISPRHVVVPLRRVLPKAEVLTGRVTTIDQDRKVATIAPLVGEAYELPFDYLVIAMGAVSRTFPIPGLAEQGIGMKGIEESIGLRNHVLEQLDKADSTTDEEIRRKALTFVFIGGGFAGAETIGEVEDMARDAAKYYTNVSREDMRFVLVDAADKILPEVGPKLGQYGKEHLEGRGVEVYLSTSMDSCVDGHVVLKNGLEVDSNTIVWTAGVKPNPALSRFGLPLGPRGHVDCEPTLQVKGTDYIWAAGDNAQVPDLVGRKAGNENAWCPPNAQHALRQAKVLGDNVISGMRGFPQKEYSHANKGAVAGLGLHKGVAMIVMGKMKIKLKGRLAWYMHRGYHGMAMPTFNRKIRVFADWTLGMFLKREVVSLGAMETPREEFYEAAKPAPVAPPKAADQGEKIASSEKAEEKAKAS
- a CDS encoding Ppx/GppA phosphatase family protein, whose product is MTRVAAVDCGTNSIRLLVADADPATGELTDLDRRMTIVRLGQGVDRTGRLAPEALERTFAACREYAEVIKEHGAERVRFVATSASRDAENRDDFVRGVLDILGVEPEVISGDQEAEFSFTGATRELAGRDDLDRPYLVVDIGGGSTEFVVGDDHVRAARSVDVGCVRMTERHLVREGVVTDPPTAEQVAAMRADIEAALDLAEETVPLREARTLVGLAGSVTTVSAIAQELPAYDSAAIHHSRVSRDRVREITDWLLRSTHAERAAVPSMHPGRVDVIGAGALVLLSIMERTGAEEVVVSEHDILDGIAWSVA